GGGGCCAGCAGCTGGGCCAGCCACTCTTTCACAATGGTTTTGCCATTGGAGCCGGTGATGCCCAGCACGGGCAGGCGAAACTGGCGGCGGTGGTGGGCAGCCACGGCTTGCAGAGCCGTCAGCGCATTGTCTACCACCAGCACACCCGCTTCGGGGTAAGCGGCCAGGCCGCCCGGCACGGCGGTACTATTATCCACCACAAACAGGCGCACCCCCCGCTCGTACAGCTCGGGCAGGTAGCGGTGGCCGTCGTGCTGGGGGCCGCGCAGGGCAAAGAACAGCGCCCCGCCCGGCTGGCCCACCCGGCGGCTGTCGAGCAGAAGCTGCTGCACGGCGGCGGGCCCGGCCGCAGGGGCCTGGAGCACGGTGCCGCCGGTGATGGAAGGGAGGTCGAGGAACTGAAGCATGGCGGCGGCAAAGGTACGGCTGGAGCCTCACCCCCCGGCCCACTTTCCAAACAAGAGGAGGAACTAGCTGCTAGGTGAACTAACAAAGGAAATTGGCCTACATGAGTCCGCTTGAACACTGCGAACCACCGCGCTTTCCTCTGCGAACCACTGCGAGAAATGAAGTCAGCTGGTATGCCAAGTATAGTTGTCGGTTCAGCTTAGGTTGTAGTTGCCTCATCCCTATCCTTCTCCGTCAGAGAACGGCTCTGATTCCAGCTTTTAGTTGACCGTATACTGTCATCAGCCACGCCCACCCCCGCTTGCCGAGGAGGAGAGCTAGTGCTGATGTTATAGCCGTTTCGTAAACAGTGGGGCTAGGGTGTAGCGACGCGACCCTTGGCTACGCCGACCTTCGGGTCGCGTTGCTACACCCTGCATGCACCGGTCCCGAAACCGCCATAACGTCTGCGCCTTGGGTACTTGTGATACGCGGTGAAATAAGCAAACAGCCCGGCCTGCATTCCGGAAAGTTGCCAGATTTCCTTAGTACGGGAATATTTTCGTAGGCAATGGTAATTCTATTGACTTACTTATCTGTCTCAGCTCCTCTCCTCGCTTTCGTGCCCGAACAACTACTCAACTTCCAAGCGGCTTTCGAAGCCCTGCCCGGCAACTTTATACTGCTGCGGCCCGATGCTCCGGCGTACACGATTCTGGACGCCACCGACGAAGCACTGCACCTAAGCCAGCGGACCCGGCCGCAGATAGTGGGGCTGAGCGTGTTTGTCGTGTTTCCGGAAAACCCGGAAGCGGCCGGCGCCGGGTTCACCTCGCTGCGAGCGTCGCTGGATTACGTGCTGCGCTATAAGGAGGCCCACCAGGTGCCCACCGTGCGCTACGATGTGCGCAACGCCAACGGCACGTTTGAGCAGCGGTACTGGTCGGCCCAGAACAAGCCCGTGCTCGATGCCGACGGCAACGTGCAATACATCCTCCACTCCACCACGGAAGTGACAACCCAAATCCGGGCGGAGCGCAATGAGCAGGCCCTGCGCGACATTGAGCGGCCCTACAGCCTGTTTATGCAGGCCCCGGTGGGCATCTGCATCCTGCGGGGGCCCCAGCACAGGGTGGAGCTGATCAACGCGGAGCTGCACCGGTTCTTGGGCACCACGCCGGACATCGTGGGCCGGCCCCTGTTCGACGCCCTGCCCGACACCAGAGGGCAGGGCTTCCCGGAGCTGCTCGACCAGGTGCTTGCCACCGGCCAGCCCTACCACGGCACCGAGTATGCGGTGATGCTGCCGCTCGATGGGCGGGAGGAGCTGCGCTACTACAACTTCGTGTACCAGCCCTACTACGAGAACCCCGCCGACCGGACGGTGGCTACCGGGGTGTTCAGCATTGCCCACGACGTGACCGAGCAAGTGCGGGCCCGCCAGCGCGCCGAAGAAAGTGAGCAGCACTTCCGTCCTCTAATTGACGAAGCCCCCATTGCCACGGCCTTATACCTGGGCCCGGAGATGCGCATTCAGTACGCCAACAGCACCATGCTGAGCTACTGGGGCAAGGATGGATTGGTGGCCGGCAAAACCTTCCGCCAGACCCTGCCCGAGCTGGCCGACCAGCCGTTTCCGGCCCTGCTGGAGCAGGTGTACGCCACAGGCGAAACCTATATGGGCACCCACGAAAAGGCCACGCTACTCGTTCAGGGCCAAGCCAAAACCTCCTACTTCAATTTCATCTACAAACCCCTGCGCAACCAGCAGAACGAGGTGTACGGCGTTCATCACACGGCCATCGACGTGACGGAGGAAGTGCTGGCGCTGCACAAAATCGAGGAAAGTGAGGTGCGCTTCCGCAGCCTGGTAGAGCAGGCTCCGGTAGCCATTGCCCTCACGCGCGGCCGCGACGTCGTACTTGAAAGCATCAACGCCCCCATGCTGCGTCTGATGAGCAAGCAGTCGGCCGGCGAGGTGCTGGGCAAGCCCTTAGCGGACGTGTTGCCCCACCTTGAGCCGCAGGCCATGCTAGGCATTGCGCAAGCCGTGGTGGACACGGGTAAGACGTTCCGGGGAAGCGAAGTGCCCATTCTAATGCGCGGGGACGACGGAGAGGTGGAACAGCGCTACTTCAACGTGGCTTTCAATCCGCTTATTGAAGCTGGCACGGTGACGGGCATCATTCATACGGCCATCGACGTAACCGAGCAGGTGCAGGCCCGCCGGCAGCTGGAGCAAAGCAGCGAGGAGCTGAAGCGGTTCAAGTTCATGGCTGAGCAAGCCCGCGACGCGTTTATCCTGATTCGCCAGGACGGCACGTTTGCCTACCTCAACCCCCAAGCCCTCGATGCCTGGGGCTACACTGCCGAGGAAGCCCGCCGCCTGCGCGTGTCGGACGTGAACCCGATTACTCCGGACGAGGAATTCAA
This region of Hymenobacter sp. YIM 151500-1 genomic DNA includes:
- a CDS encoding PAS domain-containing sensor histidine kinase, with amino-acid sequence MPEQLLNFQAAFEALPGNFILLRPDAPAYTILDATDEALHLSQRTRPQIVGLSVFVVFPENPEAAGAGFTSLRASLDYVLRYKEAHQVPTVRYDVRNANGTFEQRYWSAQNKPVLDADGNVQYILHSTTEVTTQIRAERNEQALRDIERPYSLFMQAPVGICILRGPQHRVELINAELHRFLGTTPDIVGRPLFDALPDTRGQGFPELLDQVLATGQPYHGTEYAVMLPLDGREELRYYNFVYQPYYENPADRTVATGVFSIAHDVTEQVRARQRAEESEQHFRPLIDEAPIATALYLGPEMRIQYANSTMLSYWGKDGLVAGKTFRQTLPELADQPFPALLEQVYATGETYMGTHEKATLLVQGQAKTSYFNFIYKPLRNQQNEVYGVHHTAIDVTEEVLALHKIEESEVRFRSLVEQAPVAIALTRGRDVVLESINAPMLRLMSKQSAGEVLGKPLADVLPHLEPQAMLGIAQAVVDTGKTFRGSEVPILMRGDDGEVEQRYFNVAFNPLIEAGTVTGIIHTAIDVTEQVQARRQLEQSSEELKRFKFMAEQARDAFILIRQDGTFAYLNPQALDAWGYTAEEARRLRVSDVNPITPDEEFNAVFAQAQREDIPLFETLHQRKDGHMYPVEAHVVGLQLGGQPHLFGVARDITEQKRVLAALQESEQRFRIMADAAPNIVWSLNPDGSVHYVNKVLLDFLGLTLPQLMADTWMPYVHPEELEATQRSITTAIEERTLFFIEYRMRRHDGQYRWLLAQGAPSYYPSGELYGYVGSAIDITELKEANEQLRRTNSDLDNFIYTASHDLKAPITNIEGLLAALVGELPATYRVGDVDYVLEMMQDSVNRFKRTIEHLTDIARLQQEHAQPTTLVDLAAVVDDVCLDLAPLLRDTQAQLEVDVAACAAISFPTKNLRSVVYNLLSNALKYRHPDRVPRVQIRCASTPEHHVLTVADNGLGIEADSMGQLFQMFKRLHTHVEGSGVGLHMVKKMIENADGRIEVQSQPGVGTTFTVYFRR